Proteins encoded within one genomic window of Gambusia affinis linkage group LG23, SWU_Gaff_1.0, whole genome shotgun sequence:
- the pah gene encoding phenylalanine-4-hydroxylase translates to MDAAYKRVNGDYSPEEETGEPGTGKRRNSYLEEDTSRKSEVITCIFSLKEEVGALAKALRLFEDNGINLTHIESRPSRMNKEEYEFFISVEPSCSQALDEVIDSLRTQISGHVHELSRNKQKDTVPWFPKDIQDLDRFANQILSYGSELDADHPGFKDPVYRARRKEFADIAYNYRHGQAIPRMEYTEEEKATWGVVFRELKALYPTHACREHNRVFPLLEEYCGYKPDNIPQLEDVSRFLQSCTGFRLRPVAGLLSSRDFLAGLAFRVFHSTQYIRHGSEPTYTPEPDVCHELLGHVPLFADPGFAQFSQEIGLASLGAPDEYIEKLATVYWFTVEYGLCKQGSDIKVYGAGLLSSFGELKYCLTDKPQLKPFDPEKTSQQKYPITEYQPVYFIAESFEDAKEKVRKFAATIPRPFSVRYNPYTQSIEVLNNTQQLTNLADCVHSELGKLCEALKKLQ, encoded by the exons ATGGACGCCGCTTACAAGAGAGTGAACGGAGACTACAGCCCGGAGGAAGAGACAGGAGAGCCGGGCACTggg AAAAGAAGGAACTCGTATCTGGAGGAAGACACCAGCAGGAAGTCGGAGGTGATCACCTGCATCTTTTCCCTGAAGGAGGAGGTTGGAGCTCTGGCTAAGGCCCTGCGGCTCTTTGAg GATAATGGCATCAATCTGACACACATCGAGTCCCGTCCTTCACGGATGAACAAAGAAGAGTACGAGTTCTTCATCAGTGTGGAGCCCAGCTGCTCTCAGGCCCTGGATGAGGTTATCGACAGCCTACGCACGCAGATCAGCGGCCATGTGCACGAGCTGTCACGCAACAAGCAAAAGGACACAG TGCCATGGTTCCCGAAGGACATCCAGGACTTGGACCGCTTTGCCAACCAGATCCTTAGCTACGGTTCTGAGCTGGATGCTGATCACCCG GGCTTCAAAGATCCGGTGTACAGAGCCCGCAGGAAGGAGTTCGCTGACATCGCCTACAACTACAGACA TGGCCAGGCCATCCCCAGGATGGAGtacacagaggaggagaaggccACATGGGGAGTTGTGTTCAGGGAGCTCAAGGCTCTGTACCCGACTCATGCCTGCCGCGAACACAACCGAGTTTTCCCTCTGCTGGAGGAATACTGCGGCTACAAGCCGGACAACATCCCGCAGCTGGAGGACGTCTCCCGCTTCCTGCAGT CCTGTACTGGTTTTCGGCTCCGCCCAGTCGCCGGTCTGCTCTCATCCCGGGACTTCCTGGCCGGACTTGCCTTCCGAGTTTTCCATTCCACGCAGTACATCCGTCATGGCTCCGAGCCCACATACACACCTGAGCC GGATGTTTGCCATGAACTCCTGGGACACGTTCCTCTGTTTGCTGACCCTGGTTTTGCCCAGTTTTCTCAG GAAATTGGTCTTGCTTCTCTTGGTGCCCCTGATGAGTACATTGAGAAACTCGCTACT gtttaCTGGTTCACCGTTGAGTATGGCCTCTGCAAGCAAGGCTCCGACATCAAGGTGTACGGAGCCGGTCTGCTGTCGTCGTTTGGAGAGCTGAAG tACTGCCTAACAGATAAGCCCCAGCTGAAACCTTTTGACCCGGAGAAGACCAGCCAGCAGAAATACCCGATTACTGAGTACCAGCCCGTTTACTTCATTGCTGAGAGCTTCGAGGATGCCAAGGAGAAAGTGAG gaagttcgCCGCCACCATCCCCAGGCCGTTCTCGGTGCGCTACAACCCCTACACCCAAAGCATCGAGGTCCTCAACAACACGCAGCAGCTCACCAACCTGGCAGACTGCGTCCACA gTGAGCTGGGGAAGTTGTGCGAAGCCCTGAAGAAACTGCAGTAG